One part of the Oryzias melastigma strain HK-1 linkage group LG21, ASM292280v2, whole genome shotgun sequence genome encodes these proteins:
- the chmp2ba gene encoding charged multivesicular body protein 2Ba (The sequence of the model RefSeq protein was modified relative to this genomic sequence to represent the inferred CDS: added 34 bases not found in genome assembly), with amino-acid sequence MASLFKKKTVDDIIKEQSKELRGTQRQITRDRAALEKQEKQLELEIKKMAKSGNREACKILAKQLVQLRKQKNRTYAVSSKVTSMSTQTKVMNSQMKMAGAMSTTAKTMQAVNKKMDPQKTLKTMQDFQKENMKMGMTEDMINDTLDEIFDESGDEEESQDIVSQVLDEIGIEISGKMVRAPAAGKSVPGAASSSKQATISDDEIERQLRALGVD; translated from the exons ACATCATTAAGGAACAGTCGAAAGAGCTGCGCGGTACTCAACGACAGATCACCAGGGACAGAGCTGCGCTGGAAAAGCAAGAGAAACAACTG GAGCTGGAGATCAAAAAGATGGCAAAAAGCGGCAACCGCGAGGCTTGCAAAATCCTCGCCAAGCAGTTAGTTCAgctgaggaaacagaagaaccGGACATACGCCGTCAGCTCCAAGGTGACCTCCATGTCAACCCAGACAAAAGTTATGAACTCTCAAATGAAGATGGCCGGTGCCATGTCCACCACTGCCAAG ACAATGCAAGCTGTGAATAAAAAGATGGATCCACAGAAGACGCTGAAGACCATGCAGGACTTCCAGAAAGAGAACATGAAAATGGGAATGACTGAGGACATGA TCAACGACACCCTAGATGAGATTTTTGATGAATCTGGTGACGAAGAAGAATCTCAGGACATTGTCAGCCAGGTTTTGGATGAGATTGGAATTGAGATCTCAGGAAAG ATGGTCAGAGCTCCAGCTGCAGGGAAGTCCGTCCCAGGCGCGGCGTCCTCCTCCAAACAAGCCACCATCTCTGACGATGAGATCGAGAGACAACTGCGAGCTCTGGGAGTGGACTAA
- the pou1f1 gene encoding pituitary-specific positive transcription factor 1, with amino-acid sequence MACQTFGADSFSQLAGDPPLPILMHHGPASDCLPATSHTHSMVSAGLSLGQTSKRSHMHLSTSSLSNALGNGPPSLHYPVTPCHYSNQQATYGMMAAQEMLSASISQTRILQTCGVPHPNMVNGANPLQGSLTPCIYKFPDHGLSSSSCALSHGFSSLPSTLLTADEAPGGTCGEVKTDAQRKSMRDQEDAPAMDSPQIRELEMFANDFKIRRIKLGYTQTNVGEALAAVHGSEFSQTTICRFENLQLSFKNACKLKAILAKWLDEAELAGALYNDKIGMNERKRKRRTTISLGAKEALERSFVEKSKPSSQEIARIAKSLHLEKEVVRVWFCNRRQREKRVKTSLNLSSCLTKISPNCLTQMTKTQRPI; translated from the exons atggcGTGCCAGACGTTCGGTGCGGATTCTTTCTCCCAGCTGGCAGGAGATCCACCTTTGCCAATCCTCATGCACCACGGCCCTGCCAGTGACTGCCTGCCAGCCACTTCCCATACTCACAGCATGGTTTCTGCAG GTCTGTCTCTGGGTCAGACCTCCAAACGCTCCCACATGCACCTGTCCACTTCCTCCCTCAGCAATGCTCTTGGTAATGGACCCCCCAGCTTACATTACCCAGTCACCCCCTGTCACTACAGCAACCAGCAGGCCACATATGGCATGATGGCCG CTCAGGAGATGCTATCAGCCAGTATATCTCAGACTCGCATCTTGCAGACCTGTGGTGTTCCTCACCCCAACATGGTGAATGGGGCTAATCCACTGCAAG GGTCTTTGACTCCTTGCATTTATAAGTTCCCCGATCATGGGCTGAGCAGCAGTTCTTGTGCTTTAAGCCATGGCTTCTCCTCGCTGCCCTCTACCCTCCTCACAGCTGATGAGGCTCCAGGGGGCACTTGTGGGGAGGTGAAAACGGATGCTCAAAGGAAGAGCATGAGAGACCAAGAGGATGCTCCTGCCATGGACTCCCCACAGATAAGAGAGCTGGAAATGTTTGCAAATGACTTCAAAATACGTAGGATAAAGCTCG GCTACACTCAGACTAATGTAGGCGAGGCTCTTGCAGCAGTGCACGGCTCAGAGTTCAGCCAGACCACAATCTGCCGCTTTGAAAATTTGCAGCTGAGCTTCAAGAACGCCTGCAAACTAAAGGCCATCCTGGCTAAATGGCTTGACGAAGCCGAGCTGGCTGGTG ctttgTACAATGATAAAATAGGAATGAACGAGcggaagagaaaaagaagaacaacTATCAG tcTTGGCGCAAAAGAGGCCCTGGAGCGCAGCTTTGTTGAGAAAAGTAAGCCATCCTCCCAGGAGATAGCCCGAATCGCCAAAAGTCTCCATCTGGAAAAGGAAGTGGTCAGAGTTTGGTTCTGCAACAGACGCCAGCGGGAAAAACGAGTCAAAACAAGCCTCAACCTGAGCTCCTGTCTGACCAAAATCAGTCCAAACTGCCTCACACAAATGACTAAAACACAAAGACCAATCTAA